One genomic segment of Oreochromis aureus strain Israel breed Guangdong linkage group 9, ZZ_aureus, whole genome shotgun sequence includes these proteins:
- the chmp5b gene encoding charged multivesicular body protein 5 yields MNRIFGKGKAKGPPPNLTDCIGSVDSRAESIDKKIARLDAELVKYKDQMKKMKDGPSKNMVKQKAMRVLKQKRMYESQRDNLMQQSFNMEQTNYTIQNLKDTKTTVDAMKVGLKDMKKAYKNVKIDKIEDLQDQLEDMMEDANEIQEAMSRSYGTPDIDEDDLEAELDALGDELLMDDDSSYLDEASSAPSIPEGLPGEKSNRDGVLVDEFGLPQIPAS; encoded by the exons ATGAATCGCATATTTGGCAAAGGAAAAGCTAAAGGTCCGCCGCCGAACCTGACGGACTGCATCGGAAGC GTGGATTCTCGAGCGGAATCCATTGATAAGAAAATCGCCAGACTAGATGCTGAACTTGTGAAGTACAAAGATcagatgaaaaagatgaaagatgGGCCTTCAAAG AACATGGTCAAGCAAAAGGCGATGAGAGTGctcaagcagaagagaat GTATGAAAGCCAGAGAGACAATCTTATGCAGCAGTCGTTCAACATGGAGCAAACAAACTACACGATCCAAAACCTGAAGGACACTAAAACTACA gttGATGCCATGAAAGTTGGCCTCAAAGACATGAAGAAGGCTTATAAGAATGTGAAGATTGATAAAATTGAG gATCTCCAAGACCAGCTGGAGGACATGATGGAGGATGCCAATGAGATCCAGGAAGCGATGAGCAGAAGCTATGGCACGCCTGACATCGACGAGGACGACTTGGAAGCAG AGCTGGACGCTCTGGGAGATGAGCTGCTGATGGATGACGACAGCTCCTACCTCGACGAGGCCTCATCTGCTCCTTCCATCCCAGAGGGCCTGCCCGGCGAAAAGTCAAACAGG GATGGTGTCCTGGTAGACGAGTTTGGCCTTCCTCAGATCCCAGCTTCTTAA